CTCCCATTTGATGATGAAGATAATTGTCTTAAAACACTATTTGGAGGTATTACAGCATCTCCAACGGCGTGGTGTTATCACCACTATAGTCCTTATGATtattaaactaatattttttatttagaataGTTTAGGACTCTAATCAAAATAGTATCTCCAAAAGTGTTCTTCAATTTAGAGTCCTTagcaataaaaattattaaatttaaaaacatgtaaaatttaaaattttatttattacatgattaaaTATTAAGATACAATAATTGTTAATCTTCATCaccaaatttgttccaaatgttttcaattaaatcatttttcaatcGTTCATGAGTTATATATGTTCATTACAtactctcttttgttttgatcTTCTGTGATCTTGTTACTTAAAACTCAAAACGGTTCTTATTATGGAAAACCAACACAAGCAACAATATTGATGTTGTTCTTTACATAATATTCTTCTCCCAAAAATTCTGACAAGAGATCAATAATGTATTTGAATCCAGAAATTTATAACCTAACAGCATCAGTGTTAAAGATAGACATAAACTACAGAAAATCTGGGAACATTTCAATGCAAACAACTGCAGAACTGtgttagattttattattaagaacaatcatcaaaaaagaCTTTTTATCTCTTCGCTCTAATACAAGATTATTCTCTTCACTTAATAAAGGTCTGATGCCACAAAGATTACATGAGAATCACACAAAGCAAATGTCTCATAGTTGGGAAAGAACTAAGAAACATGACCAATAACAATAACAAATAGCTTTGGGAGTGTATTAAAAGTGACAAACATACATATCCACTACTGAAGCTTGAGTTCCATGATGTTCTTGGTCTTGGGAGGATATGCCAAGTAAACCTTCACCAACCTCTCTACAACCTCCAGTTGCTTCTTACCTTCAACATAAGCATCCACCACCTTAGAATGATCAGTGAGATTCTTGTTCATGCGGAACCCATCCAAGGTCCTTCGCTTAGCGTACTCCCTGATGTTGTAGTCAGGGTACTGACGCCCTGCCCGAAGCAGGAAACGACAGAGGCTGATGACTTGACCTTTATCTACCATCGCAGGGAATGGAAACTAACACCTTTATAGTACAAACACATTAAAATGAATACAGAAAAGTGATTAGCAGTgccaaaaacaaaagagaatgaGTCAAGATAAGGGCTAAAGACACAAACTTTGAGAACTGTCGAGAAGATTTTATAGACAGTGCAATttgatttaaggaaaaaaaaaccaaatttctCCAGGAAACCAAACATTAAACACAAGCTTCATTGAAAACTATGCTAAAGAAGAAGTAGAAAACCAAAACGTTTAAACAAACCGATTAAATTGACTCTAAAACAACCACATATTAAAGGGAATGCAACAAGATGATTCATAGACAGTGTGGATTTGtataaaagcaaaaaagaaCCAAACTTTCTCTCCAGAAAATCAAACTAGTGAGGATATTCACTTATTAGCATTCAATATCTAACATTAGCAAACAAAAGCTTCATTGAAAAATATGCTAAAGaagcaataaaaaaaacttttaaaa
The window above is part of the Brassica napus cultivar Da-Ae chromosome C3, Da-Ae, whole genome shotgun sequence genome. Proteins encoded here:
- the LOC111204151 gene encoding LYR motif-containing protein 4B-like; translation: MVDKGQVISLCRFLLRAGRQYPDYNIREYAKRRTLDGFRMNKNLTDHSKVVDAYVEGKKQLEVVERLVKVYLAYPPKTKNIMELKLQ